The following coding sequences lie in one Jonesia denitrificans DSM 20603 genomic window:
- a CDS encoding FAD-dependent oxidoreductase, protein MNVVVIGYGMVGSRFVDELCAINSPTAPTLTITVLGAEDTDPYNRVLLSEVVAGQYDVTAVGLPTITDPRVTIHTGTSATSINRALRTVVDSTGTTHPYDVLVLATGANARIPNLTGILRAPHPPASAERHPASASLIPGVHVLRTIDDARDIIAATFNTTNAVVLGGGVLGIEAAAALTNRGLDVTLVHPRTLMNTQLDSTASAIAATMLTERGITVHTGTPATGVTTYHNTVTGLTLADGTTIPTGLLVLTTGTTPTTTLAHTAGIATDHGVLVTPTHSTITDPHIYAIGDCAQPPHGYQGLIAPGWDQARTLAAALHNHTPTPPATTTHNPTDIITVKGTGIDIITMGTTHTQPSTTPPRTLQLTDPHTNRHISLTITNGHITAATCIGAGPVAHTLISTYTHQTPLPHDPAHLLLASPQPSPTATNTPVRIPDTATICRCNGVTKGDLVTAWTNGARSTEDLAHSTRATTGCGGCTDAVCGIAEWLRASVSTTSEHEQSPVLA, encoded by the coding sequence ATGAATGTTGTCGTCATCGGGTACGGGATGGTGGGGTCGCGGTTCGTTGACGAACTCTGCGCCATCAACTCGCCCACCGCCCCTACCCTCACGATCACTGTTCTAGGAGCCGAAGACACTGACCCCTACAACCGGGTTCTCTTGTCTGAGGTCGTTGCCGGACAATACGATGTGACCGCGGTGGGGCTCCCCACCATCACCGACCCCCGCGTCACTATCCACACCGGAACCAGCGCCACCTCCATCAACCGCGCCCTGCGTACCGTCGTTGACTCCACTGGAACCACCCACCCCTATGACGTCCTTGTCCTTGCCACCGGAGCGAATGCACGCATCCCCAACCTCACCGGGATCCTCCGGGCACCCCACCCGCCCGCATCGGCCGAACGACACCCGGCCAGCGCATCGCTCATCCCCGGTGTTCATGTCCTGCGTACCATCGACGATGCCCGCGACATCATTGCCGCGACATTCAACACCACCAACGCAGTTGTTCTTGGCGGCGGTGTCCTGGGAATCGAAGCCGCAGCAGCACTCACCAACCGTGGACTAGACGTCACCCTCGTCCACCCGCGAACCCTCATGAACACCCAACTCGACTCCACCGCCAGCGCAATCGCAGCGACCATGCTCACCGAACGGGGGATCACCGTTCACACGGGTACCCCAGCAACTGGTGTCACCACCTACCACAACACAGTCACCGGGCTTACCCTCGCTGACGGCACCACCATCCCCACTGGCCTTCTCGTCCTCACTACCGGAACGACCCCTACCACAACGCTGGCCCACACTGCCGGGATCGCTACCGACCACGGTGTCCTCGTCACCCCCACCCACTCCACCATCACCGACCCTCACATCTACGCCATTGGCGACTGCGCGCAACCCCCACACGGATACCAAGGACTCATCGCCCCCGGGTGGGACCAAGCACGCACCCTCGCAGCCGCCCTCCACAACCACACACCCACCCCACCCGCCACCACCACGCACAACCCCACCGACATCATCACCGTCAAAGGAACCGGCATCGACATCATCACCATGGGCACCACCCACACCCAACCCAGCACCACCCCACCACGCACCCTCCAACTCACCGACCCCCACACCAACCGTCACATCAGCCTCACCATCACCAACGGACACATCACCGCCGCCACCTGCATTGGGGCTGGTCCCGTCGCCCACACCCTCATCAGCACCTACACCCACCAAACGCCCCTACCCCACGACCCAGCACACCTCCTGCTTGCCAGCCCACAACCCAGCCCAACCGCCACCAACACCCCCGTCCGTATCCCCGACACAGCCACCATCTGCCGCTGCAACGGCGTGACCAAAGGCGACCTCGTCACCGCGTGGACCAATGGCGCTCGTAGCACCGAGGACCTTGCGCACAGCACACGGGCGACCACCGGGTGCGGGGGGTGTACCGATGCGGTGTGTGGAATCGCCGAGTGGTTACGGGCGTCCGTGTCAACGACATCGGAGCACGAGCAAAGCCCGGTTTTGGCGTAG
- a CDS encoding molybdopterin oxidoreductase family protein, which produces MTDTHCPYCALQCAMRLTSAPGTPPSSGAPAPTSERDASVGAEPRQFPTNQGGMCQKGWTSPQVLTTPDRLTTPLIRNTAGHLTPASWDDALDLIASTITTIQAEHGRDAIAVFGGGGLTNEKAYQLGKFARVALRTKNVDYNGRFCMSSAAAAANRSLGIDRGLPFPLTDLTGADAILLVGSNPADTMPPCVTHLQGARNRGGLIVLDPRRTATAELTGPIPPEGIHSTHGAHLQPIPGTDLAVLLGIAHVVVMEKLADHTYITNRTEGYDALAASLSPWWPERVAQLTGVAAEQLRWVARTLAAASPHHGGRGAYIITGRGIEQSRQGTNGVTAAINLALLLGLVGNVGSGFGTLTGQGNGQGGREHGQKADQLPGYRSITDPQAREHVASVWGVHPDDLPGAGQPAVELLNSLGQPGGPRALLVHGSNVVVSAPHVRRVQDRLAALDLLVVCDVVPSETALLADVVLPVAQWAEEDGTMTNLEGRVVRRRAAVSPPGQVRSELWVWQELARRLHAPGVWSTCPSEVFDELAAASAGGRADYSGLSYARLDEHERVTGGVDGSGLYWPVLGPNHPGTPRLFTDVFPTVSGRAALVPVQHDGPGDTVSAQFPVFLVTGRLLQHYQSGAQTRRVAALTQAVPGPYVEIHPHLAEVYSITEGDDVLLTTARGRARAAVRFTSTIRRDTVFMPFHWPGVGSVNRLTNPSTDPISGMPEFKVAAVQLARVTEDIA; this is translated from the coding sequence ATGACGGACACACACTGCCCGTACTGTGCACTGCAATGCGCGATGCGGTTAACCTCCGCACCCGGTACACCACCCTCCAGTGGTGCACCTGCCCCCACTAGCGAACGGGACGCATCGGTTGGTGCGGAACCACGCCAGTTCCCCACCAACCAAGGGGGGATGTGCCAAAAAGGGTGGACCTCACCGCAGGTCCTCACCACCCCCGACCGGCTCACCACCCCACTCATCCGCAACACAGCAGGACACCTGACGCCAGCGTCATGGGATGACGCCCTTGACCTGATCGCCAGCACAATCACCACAATCCAAGCGGAACATGGCCGGGACGCTATCGCGGTGTTTGGTGGCGGTGGCCTCACCAACGAAAAGGCCTACCAACTGGGGAAATTTGCCCGTGTCGCGTTACGCACAAAAAACGTCGACTACAACGGACGGTTCTGCATGTCGAGTGCAGCCGCAGCCGCGAACCGGTCACTAGGGATCGACCGAGGGCTGCCCTTCCCCCTCACCGACCTGACCGGGGCAGACGCCATCCTCCTTGTCGGTTCCAACCCAGCCGACACCATGCCCCCCTGCGTCACCCACCTCCAGGGGGCACGCAACCGCGGCGGATTGATCGTCCTTGACCCGCGACGAACCGCCACCGCAGAACTCACCGGACCCATCCCACCAGAAGGAATCCACTCAACCCACGGGGCGCATCTCCAACCAATACCAGGCACAGACCTCGCCGTCCTCCTTGGGATCGCACACGTTGTCGTCATGGAAAAACTTGCCGACCACACCTACATCACCAACCGCACCGAAGGGTATGACGCGCTCGCGGCGTCGCTTTCCCCCTGGTGGCCAGAACGAGTCGCACAGTTGACCGGGGTAGCAGCGGAACAGCTTCGGTGGGTTGCCCGCACCCTCGCAGCTGCCAGCCCCCACCACGGTGGTCGCGGTGCCTACATCATCACCGGACGTGGAATTGAACAGTCGCGACAAGGCACAAACGGGGTGACCGCTGCCATCAACCTCGCTTTACTCCTGGGGTTAGTGGGCAACGTAGGGTCAGGATTTGGCACCCTCACCGGTCAAGGAAACGGGCAAGGAGGCCGAGAACACGGCCAAAAAGCCGACCAGCTCCCGGGATACCGGTCCATCACCGACCCACAAGCCCGCGAACATGTCGCTTCCGTGTGGGGTGTTCACCCAGATGACCTCCCCGGCGCCGGGCAACCAGCAGTTGAGCTCCTGAACAGCCTCGGGCAACCAGGCGGCCCGCGAGCGCTCCTTGTTCATGGGTCGAATGTGGTGGTTTCTGCGCCGCATGTGAGGCGGGTTCAGGACCGGTTGGCGGCGTTGGATCTGTTGGTGGTGTGTGATGTGGTGCCCTCGGAAACGGCGCTACTCGCTGATGTGGTCCTTCCCGTTGCGCAATGGGCGGAGGAAGACGGCACAATGACTAATCTGGAAGGGCGGGTGGTGCGTCGCCGGGCGGCAGTGTCCCCGCCGGGGCAGGTACGTTCGGAACTGTGGGTGTGGCAGGAACTTGCGCGCAGGCTGCACGCTCCAGGGGTGTGGTCTACGTGCCCGTCAGAGGTGTTTGATGAACTCGCCGCAGCGAGCGCGGGTGGGCGGGCTGACTACTCTGGTCTCAGTTATGCCCGCCTCGATGAGCACGAACGGGTCACTGGTGGTGTTGATGGGTCAGGACTGTATTGGCCTGTTCTTGGGCCGAACCACCCTGGTACGCCCCGACTGTTTACCGATGTGTTCCCCACCGTGAGTGGGCGCGCTGCGTTGGTGCCGGTGCAGCACGATGGCCCCGGTGACACTGTGTCGGCCCAGTTCCCTGTTTTCCTGGTCACTGGGCGTCTGCTTCAGCATTATCAATCTGGTGCACAAACCCGCCGAGTCGCTGCGTTAACGCAAGCGGTCCCTGGTCCTTACGTGGAAATCCACCCCCACCTCGCCGAGGTGTACAGCATCACTGAAGGTGACGATGTGCTCCTCACCACCGCCCGTGGTCGCGCCCGGGCTGCCGTGCGTTTCACATCAACTATCCGCAGAGACACGGTGTTTATGCCTTTCCACTGGCCTGGAGTGGGCAGCGTGAACAGACTCACTAACCCCAGCACTGACCCCATTTCGGGGATGCCTGAGTTTAAAGTTGCCGCCGTCCAGCTTGCACGAGTCACGGAGGACATCGCATGA
- a CDS encoding MFS transporter, producing MTTSITPPTTHTEPSPVVETGDRGGFVRERGRWLRGWNPDDPVQWEQGGHRVARRNLYGSIYAEFLGFCVWALWSVTVPMLPQAGFVLSVDQQFWLIAVPSLVGAAMRIPYTFTVPIFGGRNWTIISALLLLIPVVGLAWAVSNPQISFTTLLVVASLAGFGGGNFASSMTNISFFYPERDKGKALGLNAAGGNLGTGLVQMVVPLVVTAGAGVALNRAGLMFIPLIVIAAFVAWRWMDNLHDVASDPRTFARAGRHPHTWLISFLYIGTFGSFIGYSGAFPTLLKNEFPQVTLSIAFLGALVGALTRPLGGMLADRVGGARLTVVCFGGLAVGAAGAILGLHTGSFTVFFFSFLLLFAASGVGNGSTYRMIPAVFRTGVAPHKLASARQAAAGCIGIAGAIGAVGGFLIPRGFAMSTSLAGSLIPALIVFIGVYLLMGALTWVLYVRRSSVFAQEGV from the coding sequence ATGACGACGTCGATCACACCACCAACAACACACACTGAACCGTCACCGGTTGTCGAAACCGGTGATAGGGGTGGCTTTGTGCGAGAGCGGGGCCGGTGGCTTCGTGGCTGGAACCCGGATGATCCGGTGCAGTGGGAGCAGGGCGGTCACCGGGTGGCACGGCGTAACCTGTACGGGTCAATTTACGCCGAGTTCCTCGGTTTTTGTGTGTGGGCGTTGTGGTCGGTGACCGTCCCGATGCTCCCTCAGGCTGGTTTTGTGTTGAGTGTGGATCAACAATTCTGGCTCATCGCAGTACCAAGTCTCGTCGGTGCTGCCATGCGCATCCCGTACACCTTCACTGTCCCGATTTTTGGGGGACGTAATTGGACGATCATTTCTGCGCTTCTGCTTCTTATCCCCGTGGTGGGGTTGGCGTGGGCGGTGTCGAACCCGCAGATCAGTTTCACGACCCTTCTTGTGGTGGCAAGTCTGGCAGGGTTTGGGGGAGGGAACTTTGCGTCCTCAATGACCAACATTTCGTTCTTCTACCCAGAACGTGACAAAGGTAAAGCGTTAGGGTTGAACGCTGCCGGCGGGAATTTGGGTACCGGGCTGGTGCAAATGGTTGTGCCGTTGGTGGTCACTGCTGGTGCTGGGGTGGCGTTGAACCGTGCTGGGCTCATGTTCATTCCGCTCATTGTCATTGCCGCGTTTGTGGCGTGGCGGTGGATGGATAACCTCCATGATGTGGCCTCGGACCCGCGCACGTTTGCTCGCGCGGGACGCCACCCGCATACGTGGCTCATTTCGTTCCTCTACATTGGTACGTTTGGTTCGTTCATTGGGTATTCTGGGGCGTTTCCCACCCTGTTGAAGAACGAGTTCCCGCAGGTGACGCTGTCGATTGCGTTCCTTGGTGCTCTGGTGGGTGCGCTAACTAGACCGCTGGGTGGGATGCTCGCTGACCGTGTGGGTGGGGCGCGCCTGACCGTGGTGTGTTTTGGGGGACTGGCAGTGGGGGCGGCAGGGGCGATCCTTGGCCTTCACACAGGGTCATTCACTGTCTTCTTCTTTTCTTTCCTCCTGCTGTTTGCTGCATCGGGAGTGGGGAACGGGTCAACGTACCGGATGATCCCGGCCGTCTTCCGCACCGGGGTGGCCCCACACAAGCTGGCTTCAGCCCGCCAGGCAGCTGCCGGATGCATTGGTATTGCTGGGGCGATCGGGGCGGTCGGCGGGTTTCTTATCCCACGGGGATTTGCCATGTCCACATCGCTGGCAGGCTCTCTTATTCCCGCGCTGATCGTGTTCATTGGGGTGTACCTCCTCATGGGCGCCCTCACCTGGGTGTTGTATGTGCGCCGGTCCTCCGTGTTCGCCCAGGAAGGTGTGTAA
- a CDS encoding FAD-dependent oxidoreductase, whose translation MSAQWDVVIVGGGAMGSAAAWQLARRGRSVVVCEQFSVGHTRGSSHGGSRIYRTTYAQPEYVGLMRQALGEWDLLEAESGVNLLSRVGLVSHGFPPVDFEQPMRDAGIPVEVLSAVEARERWPGMRCEGKVLFEHSTAGRVNADLAVAVLQQEAVRHGAQVRHNTRVIDVRQHPGFVEVVTEGETLTASRVVLATGGWMNALAPRATGVDQALPLDVIEVAPAHFALAESLPSGDPNPMAEDTWPSFTHDHAPTHPVTGEPTRWPGIVYGLATPGEGIKVGFNAYGRTVTADTRTFTYAAGDDALHRDYVRQWLPGLNPDASEFLSCTYTKTPSNDFVLDRCGRVVVASPCSGHGFKFTPTLGGLIADLATEPDDAPTSSVPELFRLAHHLR comes from the coding sequence GTGTCTGCCCAATGGGACGTGGTCATTGTGGGCGGCGGGGCAATGGGTTCCGCCGCCGCATGGCAGTTGGCCCGGCGTGGGCGTTCAGTGGTGGTGTGTGAACAGTTTTCTGTGGGGCACACGCGCGGGTCCTCACATGGGGGGTCCCGTATTTACCGGACCACGTATGCGCAACCCGAGTATGTGGGGTTGATGCGGCAGGCGCTAGGGGAGTGGGACCTCCTTGAGGCGGAGTCGGGTGTGAACCTGCTCAGCAGGGTGGGGTTGGTGTCCCACGGTTTTCCGCCCGTGGATTTCGAACAGCCGATGCGCGATGCGGGTATCCCCGTTGAGGTGCTGTCCGCTGTTGAGGCGCGGGAACGCTGGCCCGGGATGCGCTGTGAGGGCAAGGTGTTGTTTGAGCACAGTACGGCGGGGCGTGTGAATGCGGACTTGGCGGTGGCGGTGCTGCAGCAGGAAGCTGTCCGGCACGGCGCGCAGGTGCGTCACAATACCCGGGTGATTGATGTGCGTCAGCACCCAGGGTTCGTTGAGGTTGTCACTGAGGGGGAGACACTCACAGCGTCACGGGTGGTGTTAGCCACGGGCGGGTGGATGAATGCTCTCGCGCCAAGGGCCACTGGTGTGGATCAGGCGTTGCCGTTGGATGTTATTGAGGTCGCCCCAGCGCACTTTGCGCTCGCGGAGTCTTTGCCGTCGGGGGACCCAAACCCCATGGCTGAGGATACGTGGCCGTCGTTCACACACGATCATGCCCCAACGCACCCGGTCACAGGTGAACCGACTAGGTGGCCTGGCATTGTGTACGGGTTGGCGACCCCTGGTGAGGGCATCAAAGTGGGGTTCAACGCCTATGGTCGCACCGTCACCGCTGACACGCGTACTTTCACTTACGCCGCTGGTGATGACGCGTTGCACCGCGATTATGTGCGGCAATGGTTGCCGGGGTTGAACCCGGATGCCAGCGAGTTTTTGTCCTGCACCTACACCAAAACACCGAGCAACGATTTTGTTCTTGACCGGTGTGGGCGGGTCGTGGTGGCGTCACCGTGTTCTGGGCATGGTTTCAAGTTCACGCCCACCTTGGGTGGGTTGATCGCTGATCTGGCCACGGAACCAGACGATGCGCCAACGTCGTCGGTCCCTGAACTGTTTCGGTTGGCCCATCACCTGAGGTAG